In Miscanthus floridulus cultivar M001 chromosome 8, ASM1932011v1, whole genome shotgun sequence, the sequence CTGACGACAACCTCTTAGGAAAATTGACATCGAACTTGATCCTCAGGTTGCCTCTTCTCCCGTTCTCCTTGACGATAGGCATCCCTTCCTTTGCAATCACAAGCTCATAACCAGGTGTCACCACATCTGTGAGCTTAATCACCAGGTCACGCCCGTCTAGGGTCTTCAGATTGACCGTAGTTCCTGCCAATGCATCCACCAAATCAATCTTCCGGTGGACCAGGAGATCGTTGCTTTCCCTTGTGTACAGATCATGGGGCTTCTCATCGATAACAAAGACGAGATCAGCAGGGAGCTGGTTTGGCTGCTCGTTGCCCTTGTCGGGGAATGTGATCTTAGTTCCCTTCTTCCAGCCAGGCTTTATATCGATTGTTAAAATCTCCGATTCGGTCCCTAGTTGCCTGTTTAAAACCCAGCAGTAAGAGAACTGAGGTAAGACTGTTAATCTGTTCAAATTAGCATTTTTTAGTTATTTATGACCTGAAAATTGAAATACATTATCCTTGTAACTACAAGGGTGTGCTTTCGTAGGTGAAACACGTCTAGTTTCTAATTGTAAATAAAGCTGAGTAGTCTCAAATGTGAAAGATGATGCAAAGCAAGAACCCAGCTACAAAAAATGCTTACCCATTCGGCTTCACAACGTTCCTGGATATCTTCATCTTGCGTGTTGAACCTGCGTATAACTCTTCAAGTGAGCAGGGCAGTTTGGTTTCCACAGGTGGCGGCTTCCGAGCCTGACTCGAACTGGTGCCAATCGATTCATTGTATGATCTGAACTTGTTCTCATTCCCACCGAACCCACCGAAAGTGCCAGCACCTTCTGTCTGGAACCTCATTGACTTCGCTCGCCCCATGTTCTCGAAAGGCTTGCTGCTGCCAAAGAACTCAGCAAACACGTCTTCAGCATTGCGAGGATTGAAACGTTGCTTGGCAGCCCCATTCGTTGATGTGGAACCACCACCATCTGCGGAGGCCTTCAGACCTTCTTCACCATATTGATCATATATCGCCCTCTTCTGGGGATCACTCAAAACCTGAAAGGAGCAGAAATGACCAGCCATAGAATTAGAAAGAGTTCAATTAGAAATTACACACAATGTTATCACTCGAGGCAGGATCGACCACTCGATCAGGATAGCACAGATCAACATATTGAAAACCGACATAACACACAGGTCGACATGAATCTCCGTGATATATCCGGTTCGCAAACAAAACAAGGTTCGCAAACAAAACAACTACTATTAATCTGTACTAGTCAAAATGGACTTTCTCTGTAACAAGCACATGAAAATATATCCAAACTGTGCTTGCAATTCAGAGGTATACCAGTAGCAACTACTACCAAATACTCCAAAGTGTAATCAGGCCTGCGCCGCAAAAGCTAAGCTAGGAGGCGCTGCAGTTGCATCCAACGTAActgcaaagtaaaaaaaaaatgtCGCGCTGCAAATTCCATACCTCGTAGGCCTCGGAGATCTTCTTGAATTTGGCCTCGGCTTCCTTCTTGACGTCGCCAGGGTTCTTGTCGGGGTGCCACTTCATGGCCAGCCGGCGGTATGACTTCTTGAGGTCCTCCTCCGTGGCGTTCCGGTTCACCTTGAGCACATTGTAGTAGTCCGTCCCCATCTCCAACGCTCATGCCAAGAACAGCAAGAGCAACAACAGAACACAAGAGCAGCAACAGAACAGCCACCACCTCCCAAATCCCAACGCAATCAAATCCCTTCCTGGATTAACGCGAACCGCTGCCGCCTCCTTCACGACGACTTCCCCCTCCGCCGATCCCCAATCCGAATTCCCCAAGAACCGCGTCAGATCAACAATGCGATAGGGACAAGAGGAAAAGCCGACTCCTTTGACCCTGCCTGCCGACCACTCCCCACACAGGGCAGGAAGAGCGAAAAGCCTTGCGCGCACTCTCAAACCGCggcaccagcggcggcggcaacTAATTCAGCGCGGCCGCGTCACACCAAGACGCCGCCTTTCGCCGTGCTCCTGGGCCAATCCGGGCCAATCAAGCTGAGACACCGACCGCGGCGCGCGCGAATACGCGGAGGCGGCAACTTGGCATAAAGCGGTGTGGGAATGGGTCTTCGAGGAAGGGGCCAGGGCAAGGCGGCGACGACAATCCGGTGCCGGAGGATGGAGATGGCCGGGGGAAGGAGACAACGGGGGGAGATCTTGGGAGGCGAAGGACGCGGCCGGAAGGGACGTAGACGACAGGCAGAAGGAACAGGGGAGACGCGCTATTATTGGCCCAAATCCGGCTTCCGTTTGCAAAAATAGCTACGCGCCATCGGGGAAACGTATCCCGGGGCGTCCCCGCTGGGACCGACATGTGGGCCCCACGAGACCCACCTGGCTCCTGGGTTTGTTTTGTGTGCGTATTTGAGCATTTCTGGATGATGCTTGCTCAGAGACAAGGACATGCGATAGTCGTGTTTGAAGGGATTCTCTATGGCAGTTTTTGACTAAAAATGCTTTCCCTGTGTCTCATTTTTAGAATGTGTTGATATGGATTTCTTCTTATTTAGTGTCCTCATTAGATAACAAAAATAGGGCTTCTAGTGTGGCTGGTAGGCAACAATTGTTCGGTCGAAtgcttttttttattaattacccTTCCAAACTAAGGGTTTGTTGAATATACAAGAGTTAATTACTAGT encodes:
- the LOC136472207 gene encoding uncharacterized protein — encoded protein: MGTDYYNVLKVNRNATEEDLKKSYRRLAMKWHPDKNPGDVKKEAEAKFKKISEAYEVLSDPQKRAIYDQYGEEGLKASADGGGSTSTNGAAKQRFNPRNAEDVFAEFFGSSKPFENMGRAKSMRFQTEGAGTFGGFGGNENKFRSYNESIGTSSSQARKPPPVETKLPCSLEELYAGSTRKMKISRNVVKPNGQLGTESEILTIDIKPGWKKGTKITFPDKGNEQPNQLPADLVFVIDEKPHDLYTRESNDLLVHRKIDLVDALAGTTVNLKTLDGRDLVIKLTDVVTPGYELVIAKEGMPIVKENGRRGNLRIKFDVNFPKRLSSEQRHSIRKVLGGQHQQQ